One genomic segment of Panicum virgatum strain AP13 unplaced genomic scaffold, P.virgatum_v5 scaffold_1806, whole genome shotgun sequence includes these proteins:
- the LOC120694036 gene encoding uncharacterized protein LOC120694036, protein MLRMLADTYPEGNKVPANAYRAKKMIRPVSMKFKKFHACTNYCILYRGKYENLQSCPHYGASQNKRNAGCCADVDDEGPKSWQKKKKTAKQIPVLEDEEEEGYVQRKSPALSVWYLPAIDRLRALFGNLEDAKLMSWHASAERIKGDSKLRHPTDGKQWKSFNAKFTKEFGDEARNVRIALSTDGMNPFGDLSSSHSTWPVILTIYNLPPYLCQKRRYILLTILISGPKQPGNDIDVFLEPLMEDMKMLWEDGVKMMDASVKKEFTLKSIIFVTITDYPGLFALSGQVKGKSSYVVCIDEFGKKKKSKEDGTTAKKKRKRDQMEEKQPPVTPVPFKKQSCFFKPELHPTLAAQSRKVDLPGTCYNLTTDEKRAVCLWLRAVKVPTGFSSNIKSLVSMKDLTLTSFNAHDCHIMLTVFLPIVIRAIGPEYVKMVITRLGYFFNWITQKVIDEAELPGMKQFIVETICQLEMCFPLSFFDIMPHLMMHMVDQI, encoded by the exons ATGTTGCGTATGCTTGCTGACACATACCCAGAGGGTAACAAGGTGCCCGCCAATGCCTATCGAGCGAAGAAGATGATCCGGCCAGTGTCGATGAAGTTTAAAAAGTTCCATGCATGCACTAACTACTGTATCCTGTATCGGGGCAAGTATGAGAACTTGCAAAGCTGTCCGCACTACGGCGCGAGTCAGAACAAGAGGAATGCCGGTTGTTGCGCAGACGTGGATGATGAGGGACCCAAGAGttggcagaagaagaagaagacggccaAGCAGATCCCGGTTCttgaggatgaggaagaagagggctaCGTACAGAGGAAAAGTCCTGCCCTGTCAGTGTGGTACCTCCCTGCGATCGATCGCTTGCGTGCGCTATTCGGTAACCTAGAGGATGCCAAGCTGATGTCGTGGCATGCATCGGCAGAACGTATCAAGGGCGATAGCAAGCTACGACACCCCACCGATGGCAAGCAGTGGAAGAGTTTCAATGCCAAGTTCACGAAGGAGTTTGGTGACGAAGCGAGGAATGTCAGGATCGCACTAAGTACGGATGGGATGAATCCCTTCGGTGACCTCAGTAGTTCCCACAGCACTTGGCCGGTCATCCTGACTATCTACAACCTACCTCCCTATCTATGCCAGAAGCGTAGGTATATTTTACTAACCATACTTATTTCTGGTCCAAAGCAACCAGGCAATGATATAGATGTGTTCCTGGAGCCACTCATGGAGGACATGAAGATGCTATGGGAAGATGGGGTGAAAATGATGGATGCGTCCGTAAAGAAGGAGTTCACTCTAAAATCCATCATCTTTGTCACCATCACCGATTACCCTGGCCTTTTTGCACTGTCGGGGCAGGTCAAAGGGAAGTCAAGTTATGTAGTGTGCATTGATG AGttcgggaaaaagaaaaaatctaaGGAAGATGGGACCACagcaaagaagaagaggaagcgggATCAGATGGAGGAGAAACAACCACCTGTCACCCCAGTACCTTTCAAGAAGCAGTCATGTTTCTTCAA GCCTGAACTTCATCCGACATTGGCGGCGCAGAGCAGGAAAGTGGACCTCCCGGGCACGTGCTATAACCTCACAACTGATGAGAAGAGAGCCGTGTGCCTGTGGCTTAGGGCTGTGAAGGTGCCGACCGGTTTCTCTTCCAACATCAAGAGTCTAGTCTCTATGAAGGACCTCACATTAACCAGCTTCAACGCACATGACTGCCACATCATGCTCACGGTGTTCCTCCCAATTGTCATCAGGGCAATCGGTCCAGAGTACGTGAAGATGGTCATCACACGCCTCGGTTACTTCTTCAACTGGATCACACAAAAGGTCATTGATGAAGCTGAGCTGCCAGGCATGAAACAATTCATCGTAGAGACAATTTGCCAGCTCGAGATGTGCTTCCCGCTGTCTTTCTTCGATATTATGCCGCACCTGATGATGCACATGGTTGATCAGATATAG